The genomic window ctggtctcgaactcctgagctcaagtgattctcctgcctcgacctcccaaagtgctgggattacaggtgtgagccactgcgtctggcctctggtagcttcttttttttttttgagacagagtttcactcttcttgttgcccaggctggagtgcaatgacatgatctcagctcaccacaacctctgcctcccgagttcaagcgattctcctgcctcagcctcccaagtagttgatcTAGTAGCTTCTTTAACCAGGGTGTGCTTATTGTCCACCTACTGCGTGCCATGCCCCGCCTGTCTCTTTACCAGGTGTCCTGGAGCCCTCTGATGGTTTTCCTTCTTCCATTTCCCAACTTAACTCTCGAATGCACTTTTCATTCACTCACCAGGTGTCTCCTGAAGTCAGGGTTGCTCTAgcagggccaggccaggcctATTTTGCTCTCCACTTCCTGTTCACATCCACCCGCAGGCTCTGGCTGGCCCTGGCACATTGGATGTGTTGAATATTTCAGGCCCTGGCCTTTTAGCAGCCCTCTGAGGCAGGGCCTATCTTTAGCCCCATTCAAAGATGGGgtaactaaggctcagagaggtgaagtcaccTGCCCACCATCACAAGTAGCAGAGCCAGGCTGGCCCTGGCCCAGCCCTTTCCTCCAAGCTCATGTAGGCTTGCTCTCCACTGACCTGGGCTCTCACACAGGTAGTTTGGGAAGCCTCATTTCTGTGATCTTCATGATAGTCCTAAGAGCCTGCAGGGCATTTGTCACCTTCCCCCTTGTTACAATGGGGAACCAAGGTGCTGAGAGGGGAAGGCGTCCTGGCTTCTGGATAGCCCCCTCCCTCTCTGCCAGCTGGAGGCCAGAACAGTCAGGACAAGGGGTGTCTGTGATGGCGGTGGCAGCTCTGCAGTCACAGCCCAGCAGTCTGACGCAGGGGTGGGCAGATGAGGGGGAAGGAGGAGTCCAGGCTGGGCAGAGGCCTGGGCCCACCCACCCCTTGGCCTATTTTTTACACAACATGGACACATCTTTAACAGGTTTGCTGCTCCTTTctagacagggaaactgaggccctgggaGAGAAGCTGTTCCACAGCTCCGCCAGGATGCAGTGCCAGCTGAGAGGGCCGAGCACAGGGAGGATAAGCAAGGGCACTTTCCGTAAGGCAGAGATAGCCCAGCCACCCCTACCCCACGCCTCAAAGGCTCCCTTCCCTTCCGGGGCATTTCTGACCACACCCAGGTGCACCCCAAGAAGGGCTCTTGGTGGGGTCTGCTCCATCTGAATGACCCACCCTGGAGGTGCTGCCTGTCTGGGCCCACTGTAAATCCAGGTTCGAACGCCACCTCTGTCACTTACAGGCAGTATGAAGTTGGGCAGAAGACTTCTGTCTCCGAGCCGGTTTCCGTGGTTATAAAATggacaccttaaaaaaaaaaagccttaacaAAAGGACATTCTCATATGTGTTAGAACGTGGtgagccttgaggacattatgttaagtgatacAGCccgtcacaaaaggacaaataccttatgattccacttacacgaGGTCCCTAGAGGAGTCAGATTgacagagagaggaagtgggATGGAGTACTTGGAGGCGGTGAGTGGAAGGGGTGTCGTGTTTAAGGGGTGTGGGTTTCAGTTTGACGAGATGAAGAGAGTTCTGTGtctggtggtgatggttgcacaacagtgaatgtgcttcatgccactgaactgcaccCTTGAACATGGGTAAGATGGTACATTTTCAGTTACGTGTGTTTTATGACAGTCTAAAaaaattgagggaaaaaaaatggacCTGGAAACAATGGGGACCTCCTGGCTTGGTGCGGGGGAGAATCTGGCCTTGGCCTTGGTTGTCTGTTTCTGAACCGGAACTGCTCTCTTGTGGGTATCTGGTCATCTGCAGTCCTGAGCTCCTGGGCGGGTCCTTGCACTGGGCCCCTCcctgtggggattcctcagggctGGGCAGGGAAAGGAAGGGCCCAGACTGCCTGGCTTTAGCTGCCTCCCCTACCCCAGCCCCAACCCACATCCACCTGAAACTGCTGCCGGCCTCTCCACCACACCTGGGGCCCACGCCCTGCAGCGCTCCACCCCACCTTGTCCCCTTTCAGGCGCTCTCTGGGAGAGACTCTGAGTGTATCGAGTCCTAACAATTGACTCTTGTCCTCAAAGAGAATCTGGCTTCACTAGGTGCTGAGGAGGTGGAAGAAAGATTATACCAGCCTGGGCTGACTGCACCCCACTCTGCACAAAGCACTTTAAAAGCATTTgggggctggacgcagtggctcacgcctgtaatcccagcactttgggaagctgcggtgggcagatcgcttgaggtcaggagttcgagaccagcctaaccaacatggtgaaaccctgtccctactaaaatacaaaaattagccgggcatggtggtgggcacttgtaatcctagctactcgggagactgagggaggagaatcgtttgaacccaggaggcacaggttgcagtgagctgagatcatgccactgctccagcctgggtgacagattgagactctgtctcaaaataaaaataaaaataaaagcatttagttCCCAAGActtgctgggtgcagtagctcatgcccgtagtcccagctacttaggaggctgaggtgggaggatcactcaagttcaggagttcgaggccaaatgggcaacatagcaagaccccatctctaaatttttttttttttaattagtccaGTGtgaggcccagcgcagtggctcacacctgtaatccctgcactttggaaagctgaggtgggcagatcacgaggtcaggagctcgagaccagcctgaccaacatggtaaaaccctgtctctactaaaaatataaaaattatctgggcatggtggtgcacgcctgtaatcccagctactccggaggcagaggccggagaatcgcttgaactcgagaggtggaggttgcggtgagccgagatcatgccactgcactccagcctgggcgatagagcaaaactccatctcagaaaaaaacagaccgggcacagtggctcacgcctgtaatcccagcgctttgggaggccaaggcgggtggatcatgaggtcaggagacagaaaccatcctggccaatggggtgaaaccccgtcttgactaaaatacgaaaaattagctgggcgtggtggtggcgtgcctgtagtgccagctactcgggaggctgagacaggggaatcattcgaacccgggaggtggagattgcagtgagcccagatggtgccactgcaccccagcctggcgatagtgtgagactctgcctcaaaaaaaaatttttttttagcccagtgtggtgctgcatgcctacagtccagctactctggaggccgaagcaggaggattgcttaaggccaggagtttgagaccagcctgggcaacatagcaagaccccgtcccatttaattaaaataatttctgtggCCTCCTCCCAGCAGCCCTGCGTGGTATCATGCCCATCATGTatgtgaagaaacagaggctGCAAGCAGTGAGGAGCTTGTCCAAGGTCCCACAGAGAGGCTGCCAAGAGTCCAGGCCCACACCTTGATGCTGGCTTCCCCTCTTCATCCTCGGCAAGAGCTGCGTGGGAGGGAGCCCGCCCCTGCAGGGGGCAGGCAGGTGGCTCTGACCACCCAGCTGGCTCTTGTTGGGGTGGGGCTCCTTTCCCCACACCCTTGGGAACTCAACCCTGGATTTGGTGCCTGCACCCTCTTTCCTGATCTCCCCCAAAGGCCCATCAGAAAGGGGCAGTGACTTGTCCAGAATCACACAGCAGAGGACAAGGAAACGGGTGCAGCTGGGGGTGACCCCTCCAGACAGGTTACCCTCACCAGGGTAGGCCCAGGCACCAGTTGGGCCAGGCCTGCGAGAGACTCCAGTCCAGGCCCTTCTCAGTTCTGCAGCCAACCCCCAGGCTCTGCCATTGGAGCTCTGGGCCCTCCTCCACTCCCCAGACACACTCAAACTGGAGAGAGGAACCTGAAGCAGAAGTCCCAccttgatcattttttttttttttttgccctcgcTGGACCTAGCCAAGGGCTGAGCAGAGTCTGGATGTTCCCAGACCAAGCGCAGAGTTGGGGCGGTTAGTCAGAATCAGACCTGATTGGGATGGTGTTTCCTGCCTTGGGCAGGTGGTTttgcctctgagcctcagtttccctcaccTGTGTGACTGAGCTGGGAACACTTCGTGCCTCAGAAGGAGGAGTCTGGGTGGCGCAGACAAGCTCCAGGTCGGCGGGGCTGGGGCGGCTCCTTGCAGAGGAAGCAGGTGTTTCTATGAGCGAACACACCCCACTCCCTGAACACGAGGGAGGTGTTGCAGTATCATTGTCACCACATCCTGCCTGCTCAAACAGCCGCGCCCGCCCTGGCTGTCTCATTCCAGACTCGGGGGCAGGCAGGCTGCTGCACGCACCGGGCTCCTCTCCTCCCGCTTCTGCTCCCCAGTCTTTAGGTCCTGGCCCTGGATGGGGACGCCAGGTGTCCACGTGTCTCAATGGAGGCAGCTGTGTGATTCAGAAGCTCTCCCAGTGCCACTTCCTTTCCCAGCAGTGTAGGTGGTGCGTGGACCCAGCTGGTCATTAGAGGGCCCGGGCCTTCCTGTGGGGCGGGTGCTTGCCCTGGCCCGTGAGTCCTGGCATCACTAGGAGGACTGACTTCTGGCCTGGAGCTGCCAGCCCAGGGCGGGCGGTGGTGTCTGCTGGCCCCTTTGTGACCTGAGCGCTGGTAATGCTGAGGGGCGGGGAAGCTGCAGTCCCGGGCCCGTTTCTCTTGGCACCGCCTGGGTGAGACCTTGGGCAGGCAGAGGGCAAGTCCCACATGGTGGCGAGGACCTGAGCCTGGTGGTGGGGGGACAGGCCTGCTGGGTTTGTTCTTACTCTGCCACTTAATAGCAGGGTGATGTTGGCAGGTGATGTCACCTCCCTGAGCCTTAGCACCCCCATCTCTGGGATGGGGCTACAGAGGCCTGGCCTCTTGGGCATCAAGGATGACCCTAGGAGGGCCTGCAGGGGAGGCCtgcctggtgcctggcacacTTCCAGGCCCTCAGCACTGGCTGTGGCCATCATCACCCTTGCTGAGTGCCCCATTCCACCTGCCTCACATGGGGTCCTGCTCTGCCTTCCTCCTGTCCTCCCCATCCAGCATAGCCTAGAAAGATTGGGGCTGGGGAGTGTTTGGCATTTGCAGAGaggtgctgttctttttttttttttgagacggcatctcgctctgtcacccaggttggagtgcagtggtgcgatctcggctcactgcaagctccgcttcccgggttcacaccattctcctgcctcagccttccaagcagctgggactacaggcgcctgccactatgcccggctaatttttttgtatttttagtagagacggggtttcaccttgttagccaggatggtctcgatctcctgacctcgtgatctgcccgcctcggcctcccaaagtgctgggattacaggcgtgagcctctgcgcctggccCGAGAGGTGCTGTTCTTAAAGAGTTCATAACTaggccgggcacgttggctcacgcctgtaatcccaacactttgggaggccaaggcaggtggattggttgaggccaggaattcaagaccagcctggccaacatggcaaaaccccgtctctactaaaaatacaaaaattagctggatgtggtggcgggcgtctgtaatcccagccacttgggagactgaaacatgagaatcacttaaacccaggaggcagaggttgcagtgagccaggatcatgccactgcaccccagcctgggtgacagagtgagactgtctcaaaaagaaaaaaaataaagtttgttaCTATTCTGGTTATTAACATCATCAGTAATCAAAGAAAGGTGACCCATCATCTGGGCACCCCTGTTCACCTCCTAAGAGAAACAGACACATTTGACACAGGCATTTAAAACTTTGTTTAGATAAAAATCTAGGTTCTGGGTTACAGTAAAGTAAAAGCacaatttggccaggcacggtgactcacacctataatcccagcacttggggaggccgaggcagttggatcacctaaggtcaggagttcgagaccagcctggccaacgtggcaaaattccgtttctactgaaaatacaaaaattagctgggcgtggtagcgtgtgcctataatcccagctgcttgggtggcagaggcaggagaatcatgtgaacccgggaggcggaggctgtggtgagccgagatggtgccactgcactccagcctgggtgacagagcgatactctgtctctaaataaataaataaataaaagcacaattTATTCTAATACACagaaagggctgggtgcagtgcctcactcgtgtaatcccaacactttgggaggccaaggccggaggattgcttgaggccaggagttcgaaaccaacttggtcaacatagcgagatcctgtctctacaaaaaattttaaaaattagccaggcatgggccaggcacggtggttcacacctataatcccagtactttgggaggccaaggcgggcggatcacaaggtcaggagaacgagaccattctggctaacatggtaaaaccctgtctttactaaaaatacaaaaaaaaattagccgggtgtggtgggcgggtggctgtagtcccagctacttggaaggctgagacaggagaatggcgtgaacctgggaggcggagcttgcagtgagccgagatcacgccactgcactccagcctaggcaacagagcaagactctgtctcaaaaaaaaaaaaaaaaaaaaagattagccaggcatggtggcacacacctgtagccccagctacctgggggaggctaaggtaggaggattgcttgaccaggaggttgaggctgcagtgagccatgatcacgccactgcactctagtttgggcaacagagcaagatccagtctcttaaaataaaaattataaaattctaaaatacacAGAAAGGACTGGAAGGTTATTATTCAGTGAAAAGTTAACAGTGTGTAACCCTGGTGGGGACTGTAAAGGGGATTCTTCTGTTTTTGCTGCTATGCTTTTTTACAATTTTCCGTATGTTCTCCAGGGAACATCTAGTACCTTATCCCTCCGTGACCGCCTTACGTCTGTCATTGTAAGAACAACGAGCCTTGGCCGTGTGACCACGAATGGCCACAGAGAGACATTCTCACAGAGATCTTGCTGCGTGCCTCCTGTGTGGCACAGCCTGCGTTTCCTAATGTGGCTTCTCAGCCAGTGTTTCCCAAGCTTGGCCAATCATTAGAGTCACCGAAGTTATGTGTTAAAAATCAGGttcccagctgggcatggtggctcactcctgtaatcccagcactttgggaagctgaggcaggcggatcaggaggtaaagagatcgagaccatcctggtcaacatggtgaaacctcgtctctactgaaaaacacaaaaattacctgggtgtggtggtgcaggcctgtagtcccagctactcgggaggctaaggcaggagaatcgcctgaaccctggaggcagaggttgcattgagccaaaatgatgccagtgcactccagcctggcgacagagcaagactccgtctcaaaaaaaaaaagaaaaatcagatttcCAGTTTCTCTCCATAGTAGTCAAACTAGACTCTCTCTGGGAGAGcctgctgttgctgctgtttttcattcctttataCACATGCAACCAGAGATGATTTTACATTAAGGCCTCTCTGTGATCACCCAGTTTGTGGGGGAGGAGAGCCTTATTCTTAATCCCCTCTCTTGAGGCCGCTCCCCTAGGAGCCTGTCATTAAGACCCACTGTGTGACCTTTGGTCTTCCGAGTGCTCTCAGAATCTTGTACACACATAACTATACGCACATGTGGAATTTTAttgttgaggcagggtctctgtcgcccaggctggagtacagtgatggggtcatagctcactgcagcttcgacctcctggactcaagcgatcctcccacttcatcctcccaaaatgctgggattataggctaggattacaggcatgagccaccatgccagcccccatgtggaattttttttttttttttttttttgagttggagtttcactcttgtcgcccaggctggagtgcaatggcacaatctcggctcactgcaacctccacctcccgggttcaagtgattctcctgtctcagcctcccgaatagctgggattacaggcacccaccactatgccaggctaacttttgtatctttagtagatacggagtttcaccatgttggccaggctggtcttgaacttctgacctcaggtgatccacccacctcggcctcccaaagtgctgggattacagacgtgaaccatgTGGAATTTTTAAACCTTGCTCTTTGTTTTATGGAAGTGAGTTCATGTTGTGCCCCCTCTGCATATTGCTTTCTTTCCTCATATTTTGCAGGAATCCCTCCAGCCCTTTGCTGCAGCTTTACAGCAGCTGGTTCCCAGTGAACTGGGAGTTTTAAATGTGTTCCTCTGGTCAATCTGTTCATTAAATAGATGGACTTTAGAAAGGAGTTCCCGAATGCTCTTACTGGAATGCAAGGGATGGGGCAGAGAACCCTGAGGCTGCACCGGGGATCTGTCTAATCTCACTGTGCTCAGTCTTCCTGTGTATTAAATGGGGAGCCTGCCCGCCTCCCCCAGGGTGGTTTCCCAGCCAAGTGACCACATGCTTTCTGCAGAAGGGCTGATAAGTGGGCTGCCCCGTGGAGTGGGCAGGCTTTGGCTCCCAGCTAGATTTGAGGTGGAATTTTGGACAATGGAAGAATTTTCATTGTCTTCTTCCCCTGACCCCTGGGTCCTAGGAAAGCCAGGCCACCCTGTGCTAACCCCCTCCTATGGATCCCTTTTAGGTTGAACCATGATTCCAGTGACAGAGCTCCGCTACTTTGCGGACACGCAGCCAGCATACCGGATCCTGAAGCCGTGGTGGGATGTGTTTACAGACTACATCTCTATCGTCATGCTGATGATTGCCGTCTTCGGGGGCACGCTGCAGGTCACCCAAGAcaagatgatctgcctgccttgtaaGTGGGTCACCAAGGACTCCTGCAATGACTCGTTCCGGGGCTGGGCAGCCCCTGGCCCGGAGCCCACCTACCCCAACTCCACCATTCTGCCGACCCCTGACACGGGCCCCACAGGCATCAAGTATGACCTGGACCGGCACCAGTACAACTACGTGGACGCCGTGTGCTATGAGAACCGGCTGCACTGGTTTGCCAAGTACTTCCCCTACCTGGTGCTTCTGCACACGCTCATCTTCCTGGCCTGCAGCAACTTCTGGTTCAAATTCCCACGCACCAGCTCGAAGCTGGAGCACTTTGTGTCTATCCTGCTGAAGTGCTTCGACTCGCCCTGGACCACGAGGGCCCTGTCGGAGACAGTGGTGGAGGAGAGCGACCCCAAGCCGGCCTTCAGCAAGATGAATGGCTCCATGGACAAGAAGTCATCGACTGTCAGTGAGGACGTGGAGGCCACCGTGCCCATGCTACAGCGGACCAAGTCACGGATCGAGCAGGGTATCGTGGACCGCTCAGAGACGGGTGTGCTGGACAAGAAGGAGGGGGAGCAGGCCAAGGCACTGTTTGAGAAGGTGAAGAAGTTCCGGACCCATGTGGAGGAGGGGGACATCGTGTACCGCCTCTACATGCGGCAGACCATCATCAAGGTGATCAAGTTCATCCTCATCATCTGCTACACCGTCTACTACGTGCACAACATCAAGTTCGACGTGGACTGCACCGTGGACATTGAGAGCCTGACGGGCTACCGCACCTACCGCTGTGCCCACCCTCTGGCCACACTCTTCAAGATCCTGGCATCCTTCTACATCAGCCTAGTCATCTTCTACGGCCTCATCTGCATGTACACACTGTGGTGGATGCTACGGCGCTCCCTCAAGAAGTACTCGTTCGAGTCAATCCGCGAGGAGAGCAGCTACAGTGACATCCCCGACGTCAAGAATGACTTCGCCTTCATGCTGCACCTCATTGACCAATACGACCCGCTCTACTCCAAGCGCTTCGCCGTCTTCCTGTCGGAAGTGAGCGAGAACAAGCTGCGGCAGCTGAACCTCAACAACGAGTGGACGCTGGACAAGCTCCGGCAGCGGCTCACCAAGAATGCGCAGGACAAGCTGGAGCTGCACCTGTTCATGCTCAGTGGCATCCCTGACACTGTGTTTGACCTGGTGGAGCTGGAGGTCCTGAAGCTGGAGCTGATCCCTGACGTGACCATCCCGCCCAGCATTGCCCAGCTCACGGGCCTCAAGGAGCTGTGGCTCTACCACACAGCGGCCAAGATTGAGGCGCCCGCGCTGGCCTTCCTGCGCGAGAACCTGCGGGCGCTGCACATCAAGTTCACCGACATCAAGGAGATCCCGCTGTGGATCTATAGCCTGAAGACGCTGGAGGAGCTGCACCTGACGGGCAACCTGAGCGCGGAGAACAACCGCTACATTGTCATCGACGGGCTGCGGGAGCTCAAACGCCTCAAGGTGCTGAGGCTCAAGAGCAACCTGAGCAAGCTGCCGCAGGTGGTCACAGATGTGGGCGTGCACCTGCAGAAGCTGTCCATCAACAATGAGGGCACCAAGCTCATCGTCCTCAACAGCCTCAAGAAGATGGCGAACCTGACTGAGCTGGAGCTGATCCGCTGCGACCTGGAGCGCATCCCCCACTCCATCTTCAGCCTCCACAACCTGCAGGAGATTGACCTCAAGGACAACAACCTCAAGACCATCGAGGAGATCATCAGCTTCCAGCACCTGCACCGCCTCACCTGCCTTAAGCTGTGGTACAACCACATCGCCTACATCCCCATCCAGATCGGCAACCTCACCAACCTGGAGCGCCTCTACCTGAACCGCAACAAGATTGAGAAGATCCCCACCCAGCTCTTCTACTGCCGCAAGCTGCGCTACCTGGACCTCAGCCACAACAACCTGACCTTCCTCCCCGCTGACATTGGCCTCCTGCAGAACCTCCAGAACCTGGCCATCACGGCCAACCGGGTGAGTGGCCCTGCCACAGCTCTGCATGTGGGCTGGCGGGTGGCCTGgctggggcctgtggtggggcgCTCGGCAGGCTCCGTGTCCTGGGACCGTCGATGCCCCTGAGTGTGGAGTCCTTACCTGGGGTTTACAGAACCATCCAGGACAGAAGCTCTGTTCAAGAGACAGACTCCTTGGGCCCCATCCCAGGCCTGCTGAATCCGAATCTCTGGGCCCCGGGCCTGTCTTTGCTCCAGAATGTTGCAGTTTTCCTGCCTGGAGAGACTGCATGGTCAGGCAAGGTCTGTCCCCCAAGGTGACCTTGAGCTGGGTTCCTCTTCAGCAGGGATGTGCATGGGCAGGAGGTCCAAACCCCGGGGGTTCTCTCGCAAAGCCAGGTGGTGGGAGTCAAGACTTAGCCTGGAGTTTGTGTCTTCCTCAGCTTGTTCCCAGTCGGATTTGGAGGCAAGGAGCCAATCCGGGTCCACCCATGACAGAAACTGTGTGGGTGGCCAGTGCTGGCTGAGGGGAAGCCTTGGATGgtctctgcagctcccagcatcaCTCACACATCTTTCTCTGCTGCATTTGGTGGTGTCAGAGGCAGAGTTGGGCTGAGATGGGGTTAGCTTGTCACTGCCTGCCTTTCTGAAAAGGAAATTGTGCAAATCATTGTCACTGGGAGTTTGGGAGGCCACACCTTCGACATACTTTCAAGGCTGTTGGTGGTCTGTGGGTGCCAGTCTCTTACCTGGCTGGGGAAGCCCCCATCCAAGGGCCCCTTGGTGGAGGCAGGCAGTGTGGATGGAGGGCTGGGTACTCCTGTGGCTCTGTGGTCTGGCCTCTGAAATGGAAACAGCCACTGCCATTGTGGGGAACGTCCCTCTTCCACCCGTCCTGGGGACCTGCAGGTCTTCCTGGGCCTCACATCCAGGTGGAGATTCCTGTAGTGAGACATGTGGTGGAGGATGCCTgaggccaggggctgggagacAAGGGAGAGCCAAGCCAGCCACCCTTCTGCCCCCGACACAGTAGCAGCTGTCGTGCCAGGCCCTTGTGAACTTCACTAGGGATGCCACCAggttcaggaggctgaagaagagacccggagttgaccaggcacagtgggtcacacctgtaatccgagcacttagggaagccaaggtgggacggtcacttgagctcaggagttcgagaccagcctgggcaacatagggtaaccccatctctaccaaaaatacagaaatgatccaggcatggtggcatgtgcctgtagtcccagctatttgggaggctgaggcaggatcgcttcagcctaggagttggagactgcagtgagctatggttgtaccactgtactccagcctgggcaatagagtgagacccggtctcaaaataaaatgaagaacccTGGAGCCAGCCAATGAAACATGGGGTTTATTTGGGGGAACTTACTTACAGGGCGGTCCAGCAGCAGTGAGCCAAATGGAAAACCACTCCTGCATATAAAAAGTGTGCAGCTCATAGAGCATTTTCACTAAGCACCCTCCCCTCAGCAGCCTCCATGTGGCAACCCGCATTTCTTAGTTCAGTTGTTGCTGTTGGGTGCATCTGCCATGCAGCAGCCCCACGGTGCAGTCCCTGTTGGTTTTGTGGGTACCTGCTCTGTGTTCAGCCTGTGCCAGGCATGATGCACCTGTCCTCCTCCCACCAACCTGCTGAGTCCTCCCAACAGGAGCTGTCTGTAGCATCCTCGGGCACGGAGGGAGGTGGCCCCTGGAATGCCCTGTCTGTCCTCCCGGGCCCTAGGACAGGACACACCTTCTCCAGCATCACTCAGACTAGATGCTTCAGGCCCTCCAGATGCCTGCTGGCTTGGAAgccttcctcccctcttccccaggGCTCTCTTACTGCAGAGCAACCTGCAACCCACATATATCAGGGATTTTGACAAGTCCTTATCTCCGGCCACCCCATATTATGACTTGAGCACAGCGGGAGAGTAGACCAGGGCAGGGTTTTCTCTTGCAGTTTCGGGACAGGCCCACTGAATAGGAAAACTGGAGTCCCCTGGGGAGAAGCCACATTTGG from Pongo abelii isolate AG06213 chromosome 13, NHGRI_mPonAbe1-v2.0_pri, whole genome shotgun sequence includes these protein-coding regions:
- the LRRC8A gene encoding volume-regulated anion channel subunit LRRC8A, which produces MIPVTELRYFADTQPAYRILKPWWDVFTDYISIVMLMIAVFGGTLQVTQDKMICLPCKWVTKDSCNDSFRGWAAPGPEPTYPNSTILPTPDTGPTGIKYDLDRHQYNYVDAVCYENRLHWFAKYFPYLVLLHTLIFLACSNFWFKFPRTSSKLEHFVSILLKCFDSPWTTRALSETVVEESDPKPAFSKMNGSMDKKSSTVSEDVEATVPMLQRTKSRIEQGIVDRSETGVLDKKEGEQAKALFEKVKKFRTHVEEGDIVYRLYMRQTIIKVIKFILIICYTVYYVHNIKFDVDCTVDIESLTGYRTYRCAHPLATLFKILASFYISLVIFYGLICMYTLWWMLRRSLKKYSFESIREESSYSDIPDVKNDFAFMLHLIDQYDPLYSKRFAVFLSEVSENKLRQLNLNNEWTLDKLRQRLTKNAQDKLELHLFMLSGIPDTVFDLVELEVLKLELIPDVTIPPSIAQLTGLKELWLYHTAAKIEAPALAFLRENLRALHIKFTDIKEIPLWIYSLKTLEELHLTGNLSAENNRYIVIDGLRELKRLKVLRLKSNLSKLPQVVTDVGVHLQKLSINNEGTKLIVLNSLKKMANLTELELIRCDLERIPHSIFSLHNLQEIDLKDNNLKTIEEIISFQHLHRLTCLKLWYNHIAYIPIQIGNLTNLERLYLNRNKIEKIPTQLFYCRKLRYLDLSHNNLTFLPADIGLLQNLQNLAITANRIETLPPELFQCRKLRALHLGNNVLQSLPSRVGELTNLTQIELRGNRLECLPVELGECPLLKRSGLVVEEDLFNTLPPEVKERLWRADKEQA